A window of Candidatus Pantoea floridensis contains these coding sequences:
- a CDS encoding RecT family recombinase — MNDVVVHDPSNTRSAIFSPTTLEKLQAFAEQMALSRVSIPNHLVGKPADCLAVALQAVQWNMNPYSVAQKTSVVNGQLCFEAQLVNAIVTSSHAVSSRFKYKYEGPWEKYRPGDRSASAEKGLCVSVGAVLAGESEITWGEPLYLEFIKVRNSPLWITAPKQQIAYLAVKYWARLFAPDVILGVYTPDEIGPKIERDVTPVEVPKTASDLNAVINQTPVVETKWIDKETRTPGELVDSFCDAAPRAKTVKDLNQFYSYCSQHIENEPNLMIIATDVYQTCLANFTSDNTSKS, encoded by the coding sequence ATGAATGATGTTGTTGTTCACGATCCATCGAATACGCGATCAGCCATTTTTTCGCCGACGACACTTGAGAAACTTCAGGCTTTCGCTGAGCAAATGGCGTTAAGCCGTGTTTCGATTCCTAATCATCTTGTCGGAAAGCCTGCTGATTGTCTTGCTGTGGCGCTTCAGGCGGTTCAGTGGAACATGAACCCGTATTCAGTGGCGCAAAAGACGAGCGTAGTAAATGGTCAGCTCTGTTTTGAGGCTCAGCTCGTTAACGCAATCGTTACCAGCTCTCACGCTGTGAGTTCACGATTCAAATATAAGTACGAAGGTCCGTGGGAAAAATATCGACCTGGCGATCGCAGCGCTAGCGCGGAAAAAGGACTATGCGTCAGTGTTGGAGCTGTTTTGGCAGGTGAGAGCGAAATCACCTGGGGTGAACCTCTCTATCTTGAGTTCATCAAGGTCCGAAACTCACCGCTCTGGATTACAGCTCCCAAACAACAGATCGCTTACCTTGCTGTTAAGTATTGGGCGCGCCTCTTTGCGCCTGATGTCATCCTGGGCGTGTATACGCCTGATGAAATTGGACCAAAAATCGAACGTGATGTTACGCCTGTTGAGGTTCCAAAAACAGCCTCTGATCTCAATGCTGTCATCAATCAAACGCCTGTCGTTGAAACGAAGTGGATCGATAAAGAGACGCGCACACCTGGTGAGCTGGTGGACTCTTTCTGTGACGCCGCACCTCGTGCGAAGACAGTTAAGGATCTAAATCAGTTTTACTCTTACTGCTCTCAGCACATCGAAAATGAACCTAATTTGATGATTATTGCAACAGATGTTTATCAAACCTGCCTCGCCAATTTTACAAGCGACAATACTTCGAAGTCTTAA
- a CDS encoding hydrolase: MTDIKAVAVEPKNLLNPHNHALVLLDHQSQMAFNVKSIDIGSLRSNTAILAETGKAFNVPTIISTISRSDFAGPVFPEVSKVFPNTKSYINRTTSDAIEDQNFVDAINATGKQRIVIAGLWTSVCLNGPVQGLLEQGFEVYVVADASGDMSHEAHVMAMHRMIQSGAVPITSTAYLLELQRDWERKETYPATMEISQAHSGAFGIGIQYAYDMVHGNRGIE; the protein is encoded by the coding sequence ATGACTGATATTAAAGCTGTTGCCGTTGAGCCTAAGAACCTTCTGAACCCGCATAACCACGCTTTAGTTCTGCTGGATCATCAGTCTCAGATGGCTTTTAACGTAAAGTCAATCGACATCGGTTCTTTACGTTCTAACACTGCAATTCTTGCAGAAACCGGCAAGGCGTTTAATGTTCCAACCATTATTTCTACAATCAGCCGTAGTGATTTCGCGGGTCCGGTTTTCCCTGAGGTCTCTAAAGTGTTCCCGAACACGAAGAGCTATATCAACCGCACCACTTCTGACGCGATTGAAGATCAGAATTTTGTCGATGCGATTAACGCAACCGGCAAACAGCGTATCGTTATCGCTGGTCTGTGGACCTCTGTTTGCCTGAACGGTCCGGTTCAAGGGCTGCTTGAGCAAGGTTTTGAAGTCTATGTAGTTGCTGACGCCTCAGGCGATATGTCTCATGAGGCTCACGTTATGGCGATGCATCGTATGATCCAGTCTGGCGCTGTGCCGATCACTTCAACTGCCTACCTGCTGGAACTTCAGCGTGACTGGGAACGTAAAGAGACCTATCCGGCAACTATGGAAATATCACAGGCTCATTCAGGCGCGTTCGGTATTGGTATTCAGTACGCTTACGATATGGTTCACGGTAATCGCGGCATCGAATAA
- a CDS encoding PD-(D/E)XK nuclease-like domain-containing protein: MEPGVYFSISNEDYHRGAGISKSQLDDVAISMAVYQWRKDAPEDDEKKEPLIMGTALHCALLEPDQFSSRFVCSPEFNRRTNDGKKEEQHFLADMRNQGKSVLSQENWRKLSLMRDSTFAHPSAKWLLNQDGHCEASMYWNDNDTGVLCRCRPDKFLNSMPVIIDVKKVSEITRFPRHIAEFRYHVQDAFYREGFKQNYGETPMFVFIVVSESIECGRYPVRVYSLTPYDVEVGTHLFRSDLTRFAKAIETNDFGGIEEISRPEWDKRSDFL; encoded by the coding sequence ATGGAACCTGGCGTTTATTTTTCTATCAGTAATGAGGACTACCATCGCGGCGCCGGTATCAGTAAATCACAGCTCGATGATGTTGCGATCAGTATGGCCGTTTATCAGTGGCGAAAAGATGCGCCAGAAGACGATGAAAAAAAAGAACCTCTGATCATGGGAACGGCTCTTCATTGTGCGTTGCTTGAACCTGATCAGTTTTCATCGCGCTTTGTCTGTTCGCCTGAATTTAACCGTCGAACCAATGACGGCAAGAAAGAGGAACAACATTTTCTTGCTGATATGCGAAACCAGGGAAAGTCTGTTCTTAGTCAGGAGAACTGGCGCAAACTCTCGCTAATGCGCGATTCAACCTTTGCGCATCCCTCAGCAAAATGGTTACTGAATCAGGATGGCCATTGTGAGGCGTCAATGTACTGGAACGATAACGACACAGGCGTTTTGTGTCGCTGCCGACCTGATAAGTTCTTAAATTCGATGCCGGTCATCATTGATGTGAAGAAGGTGAGCGAGATTACCCGTTTTCCACGACACATCGCTGAGTTTCGTTATCACGTTCAGGACGCCTTTTATCGTGAGGGGTTTAAACAGAATTACGGTGAAACACCTATGTTCGTTTTCATCGTGGTAAGTGAATCGATTGAGTGTGGTCGCTATCCGGTCAGGGTCTATTCACTGACACCCTACGACGTCGAGGTCGGAACTCACCTCTTTCGTTCTGACCTGACGCGCTTTGCTAAGGCAATCGAGACAAATGATTTTGGCGGTATAGAGGAAATTTCTCGTCCCGAATGGGATAAACGGAGTGATTTTTTATGA
- a CDS encoding excisionase: MKAYITLREWNERQPKPRSIEQVRRWVRSGKLYPPPYLDGREYLIQETAVKINPSKPKQFASENNKLILRDRIRKDRR; this comes from the coding sequence ATGAAGGCTTATATTACTTTGCGCGAGTGGAATGAACGTCAACCAAAACCGCGTTCAATTGAACAGGTCAGGCGCTGGGTTCGTTCCGGCAAACTGTACCCTCCCCCTTATCTTGATGGAAGAGAGTATTTGATTCAGGAAACGGCGGTTAAAATAAATCCGAGCAAACCGAAACAATTTGCTTCAGAAAATAACAAGCTGATACTAAGAGATCGCATCAGGAAGGATCGCAGATAA
- a CDS encoding LysR family transcriptional regulator translates to MNKLLNRFSWDDLKIIQAIGEYGNLSRASAFLDINNSTLFRRLGALEELLGLPLFLRTRTQYVPTHAGNELIQLAQSMKDQLKCVLTNVTEEVRGYVGEIRIATNDALLQDYLTPLIATFSLENPQISFFVSVGNEEVNLETGGADIAFRATNQVPDHLSGRKVGIAKWAIYGNKSEWEGSTLSVDQLKVNRWLGFTPSLSRLRAHKWIEANVDKERIVYRGDSVLSIASAIHNRMGIGLMPVMHSRHYDDLVRLSPVFPDIEEELWFLAHPEVRKSAKIREFINHCAEYIAKHEDEIFQDGSA, encoded by the coding sequence ATGAACAAGCTTCTCAATCGTTTCTCATGGGACGATCTGAAGATCATTCAGGCAATTGGAGAATACGGGAACCTCTCTCGCGCCTCAGCTTTTCTGGATATAAACAACTCTACTTTGTTTCGTCGTCTTGGGGCGCTTGAGGAGTTGTTAGGCTTGCCATTGTTCTTGCGGACCCGAACTCAGTATGTACCAACTCATGCCGGAAATGAGTTGATTCAGTTAGCGCAAAGCATGAAAGATCAGTTGAAATGCGTACTAACGAATGTCACTGAGGAGGTGCGTGGTTATGTTGGTGAAATCCGCATAGCGACAAACGACGCACTTCTTCAGGATTATCTTACTCCGCTCATTGCAACATTCTCTCTCGAAAACCCGCAAATCAGTTTCTTTGTGAGCGTGGGAAACGAGGAGGTGAACCTGGAAACAGGCGGCGCTGACATTGCGTTTCGAGCTACAAACCAGGTTCCTGATCATCTTTCCGGTCGAAAAGTTGGGATCGCAAAATGGGCGATTTATGGCAATAAATCAGAATGGGAAGGCTCAACCCTCAGCGTTGACCAACTCAAGGTAAATCGCTGGCTGGGTTTCACACCCTCTCTTTCTCGTCTCCGGGCGCACAAGTGGATTGAAGCTAATGTAGACAAAGAGAGGATTGTTTATCGGGGCGATTCAGTTCTGAGTATTGCAAGTGCGATTCATAATCGTATGGGGATCGGTCTGATGCCTGTAATGCATTCTCGCCATTATGATGACCTCGTTCGCCTGAGTCCGGTCTTTCCAGATATTGAGGAAGAACTTTGGTTTCTCGCTCACCCGGAGGTAAGGAAATCCGCAAAGATCAGGGAATTCATTAATCACTGTGCGGAATATATCGCTAAGCATGAAGACGAAATATTTCAGGATGGTTCCGCATAG